The genomic stretch CGCCACCGGCAGGTTGGCGACTTCCTCGCGGACCTTTTCGGCGAGCAGCGTCGAAAGGTAGCGCTCCGTGGACGAGCACCCGATGGTCACGATGCGCTTGCCTTGATACTCCGGACGCTTGGCGACCTGAATGGCGGCCCATACGTTGGCACCGGTGGAGATACCGGCCGGGATGCCTTCGTCGGTGTTGAGCGCTTGGGCGGTGGCAAAGGCATCCTCGTTGGAAACCTGGATCACCTCATCGATGATATCGACGTTGAGGTTCTTCGGGATGAAACCGGCACCAATGCCCTGGATCATGTGCGGACCCGGAGCACCGCCGGAGATGACCGGGCTGGCGACGGGCTCCACGGCGAAGGTCTTCATATCAGTGCGACCCTTGAGGACTTCCGAGACCCCGGTGATGGTGCCACCGGTGCCGACGCCAGCAACGAAGGCATCGATCTTTCCATCGGTGTCGCGCCAAATTTCCTCGGCGGTGGTTTCGCGGTGGACCTGCGGGTTGGCCGGGTTCTCAAACTGCCCGGGGCCGAAGGAACCGGGGTTCTCTTCAAGCAGTTGCTTAGCCTTGGCGATGGCACCACCCATGCCGCGGGCACGGGGAGTCAGCACGATCTCGGCACCGAGCAAGCGGAGTAACACGCGGCGCTCAATCGACATGCTTTCCGGCATCGTCAGGATGCAGCGGTAGCCCTTGGCACGGGCGACGAAGGCCAGCGCGATACCGGTATTGCCGGAGGTCGGCTCGATGATCAGGCCGCCGGGCTTGAGCGAGCCATCCTTCTCGGCGGTCTCGATCATGGCCTTGCCAATACGGTCCTTCACGCTGAACAGCGGGTTGAAGAACTCGGCCTTCACCAGCACCTCGGCACCGAGACCCTGGGTCAGTTTGTTCAGGCGGATGAGCGGAGTGTTGCCAACGGTGGCAACCATGGAGTCTGCGATAGGCATAAGTTTATGGGGCGAGATGTTGGATAGGAGATTGAATGGGAGAGGCAGCGAAAGGCTACGGAAAAACGGCGCAAATTACGTCACCGGCGACGGCACGGAGAAGCCTGCGGGCGTCTCCCCCACGAAGTAAACATCGCGGTCCGGCCGCGAGCCCGGCGTGTGCACGTCGAGCATCACCAAGGCCTCGTCGCTCGTGATGAAGGCATGGGTGGTCCCGGGCGGCAGGCGCAGGAAATCACCGGCGCGAAGAGCGTGCTCCACGCCATCGAGCACCGAGATCCCGCTCCCGGCCAGGACGAGGTAGAGCTCCTCCGCCAGCTTGTGATAGCTGGTGGAGGTGCGCTGGTGCGGCTCGATGCGGACCCGGTAGGCCGTCGCGGCCCCCTCGTCGGAGACCGGGATCAGCGTCTCGATCTCGTACGGACCGAGACGCGCCGTTTCCGTCCCCTCGCCTTCCTTCACATGCAACACCCGGAGCGACGATGCCATGGCTGACGTGACGTGTGAGGTGAGGAGCTGTTAGATCTGGAAGTCCGAGTTGCCGGAGTCCAGGTGAAGGCCGCACTCGTATTTCTCGCCGTTGAAGCGGGTCTTTTCCGCAGAGAGTCCATCCACGGCCGGCACCGTGCTGTGCCAGTCGCCCATGGTCACGTAGCCTTCCGCCTCCAGCGGATGGCGCGGCAGGTCGTGCTGGTGCATGAAGACCGACACCTGGGCATCGGCCCAATCGAGGATTGGATACACCTTCAGCGTCTTCTTCTGCTGCTCGGCGAAGGCGCGCTCGGCACGGCTGCTCGAGTGGCTGCGGCGAACACCGCTGATCCAGACGTCGGCACCGAGTTCCTTCAGCGCGCGGTCCATCGGCTCGATCTTCGTGAAGATGCCGTACTGATCCATGCCTTCCTTCCCTTGCTCCCACAGCTTCCCGTAAAGGGCTTCCATGCGGGCGGCGGAGTGCGTCGGTTGGTAAACGCGGAGGTCGGTGCCGAACCGCTTGGTCAGCTCGTCGGCGTAGCGATAGGTCTCCGGGAAATGGTAGCCGGTATCGATGAACACGACCGGGATCTCCGGCGCGTTGTCCGCGATGAGCTTGAGCATGACCGCTGCTTGCAGGCCGAAGCTGGTCGAGGCGACCAGACGGCTGCCGTAGCGTTCGTGCAGGAGTTTGAGCCGCTCGCCGGCCTTCAGGCGGGCGAGTTCCTCCGAGAGCGCTTCGGCTTCGGTCGGAGTGGCGATGCGTGTGATGGTGGACATTTTGGTAAACCGCGATGAACGCGAGGGAATGAGTTGATTTGAAAACGGAAAGACGGAGCGGTGGGTCGGCCTAAGGTCGACACCGCTGACATCCGGTTTCGCATTCCCTGTTCATGGTCGGTTCAGTTCTTGAGCGCCTCTTCCTTGATGTTCTTGTGGAAGTCGGAGCCCTGCTTGGTTTCGGCGACGATGCCGGCTCGGATGACGAAGTCACCGAAGTGTTCTCCTGCATTCCGCTCCTTCGCGAAGCGTTGGAAGATCGGGCCCAGCAGGCCGCGGATCTCATTCGAGTGGATATCCTGACGGTAGAGCTTGCTGAGTCGCTGGCCGGCATGGCCGCCGCCCAGATAGAGATTGTAGCGATCCGGTCCGCGACCGACGAAGCCGATCTCGGAGATGAACGGACGGCCGCAACCGTTCGGGCAGCCCGTCATGCGGATGGTGATCGAGTCATGGCGGAGGCCGGCGTTTTCCAGTTCCTCCTCCAGCTCGGTCACCACTTCCGGCAAATAGCGCTCGGCTTCCGCGAGGGCCAGCGCGCAGGTCGGCAGGGCGACGCAGGCGATCGACGCGAGACGCAGCGCACTGCGCTCGTGGCTGTGGTGCATGCCGTACTTCTCCAGCAGCGCCTCGACCTCCGAGCGCTTCTTGGCGGAAATGTTGGCGATAATCAGATTCTGATTCGCGGTCAGGCGGAAGTCGCCGTCGTGGATCTTGGCAATCTCGAGCAAGCCGGTGCGCATCGGGAAAGCCGGCGTGTCGAGCACGCGGCCGCCTTCGACGAAGAGCGTGTAGTGGAAGTTGCCCTTCTCGTCCTCGACCCAGCCGAAGCGGTCGCCATTGTCGGTGAACTTGTAGTCGCGCACCGGGCCGAGCTCATAGCCGAGGTATTCGTTGAGCTTCGCTAGGATCCACTCCGGACCGTGGTCATCCACGGTATACTTGAAGCGCGAGTGCTTGCGGTCGGTGCGGTCACCGAAGTCGCGCTGCACCAGCACCACCTTCTCGGCGACATCCACGATCTGCTCCGGGGTGCAGAAGCCGATCACGTCTGCCAGGCGCGGATAGGTCGCCTCGTTGCCGTGGGTCGAACCCATGCCACCACCAACGGCGACGTTGTAGCCGACCAGCTTGTCGTTCTCGACGATGGCGATGAACGAAAGGCAGTTCGCGAAGATGTCCACGTCATTGCTCGGCGGCACGGCGATGGTGATCTTGAACTTCCGGGGCAGGTAGGTCTTGCCGTAGATCGGCTCCTGTTCCTCCGTTTCGGACGTCTCGATCTTTTCGCCATCCAGCCAGATCTCGTGGTAGGCACGGGTCGCCGGCGTGAGGTGCGTGGAAATGTCCTGCGCCGCCTTCAGCACCTCGGCATGCACCGAGGAGAGATGGGGGTTTGGATTGCACATCACGTTCCGGTTCACGTCACCGCACGCCGCGACGGTATCCATCGCAGTCTGGTTGATCTCCTTGATCGTGCGCTTCAGGTTCGACTTGATGATGCCGTGGAACTGGAAGGCCTGGCGCGTGGTCAGCTTGATCGTGCCGTTGGCAAACTGCGTCGCGAGCCGGTCCGTCTCGATCCACTGGTGCGGCGTGGCCACGCCACCGGGCACGCGGATGCGGATCATGAAGGAGTAGGCCTTCTCAAGCCGGTGCTTGCGGCGGTCATTGCGCAGATCGCGATCGTCCTGCTGATAGGTGCCGTGGAACTTCAGCAACTGCTGGTCGTCCTCCGACATCGAGCCGGTGGACTGGTCGGCGAGACCTTCCTGAATGGTGCCGCGCAGGTAGTTCGAGCGCGTCTTGATGCCTTCGTTGGCGGAGAGTTTCTTTTCGCTCATGGCGTCTGAAAAAATTGGAACTTGGGAACCTTTGACCCGGTGCTTCGTCAGTACACATCGCGCTGGTAGCGCTTCGACTTCTTGAGATCCTCGACGTAAGCCTCGGCCACCTCGCGGGATAAGCCACCCTCTTTCTCCACGACGGCGATCAGCGCGTCGTGGACGTCGCTGGCCATGCGTGAGGCATCGCCACAGACGTAGAAGTGCGCGCCTTCCTGGAGCCAGCCGTAGAGCTCCTTCGCGCGGTCCAGCATGCGATGCTGGACGTAGACCTTCTCCGGTTGGTCGCGGGAGAAGGCGACATCGAGCTTGGTCAGGTTCCCCTCCTTGAGATGGTCCTGCCACTCGGTCTGATAGAGGAAGTCGTAGGTGTAATGCTGGTCGCCGAAGAACAGCCAGTTCTTGCCCGGCTTGCCGAGCGCCGCGCGGTGCTCGACGAAGGCGCGGAACGGCGCCACACCGGTACCCGGGCCGACCATGATGACCGGCGTATCAGCCGAGGCCGGCAGGCGGAAGTTCTTGTTCTGGTGCGTATAGACCGGCACCTTGCCGCCCTTTTCAATCAGGTCGGCGAGGTAAGTCGAAGCCACACCTTTCCGCGGCTGGCCGTGAGCCTGATAGCGCACGGAAGCGATGGTGAGGTGGACTTCACCGGGATGCGCCAGGGGGCTCGAAGCGATCGAGTAAAGCCGCGGCGGCAGCTTCCGTAAAATCCCCACCAGATCGGCAGCCGCGACACCATCGGGAGCGAAATCGGCAATCGCATCGGCGATCCAGCGACCCCATTGGTAATCCTTGAGCTGATCCTTCGCGTCATCGGCGAGCAGCGCCGCGAGCTTCGCCGAACCGGAGATCGCCTGGAGCTTGGTCAGCACGGCGCGCGACAACGCGGTAACGTCGTAGTCTTCGCGCAATGCATCGGCCAAGACCTTCGCACCCACGCCCTTCACCTC from Luteolibacter arcticus encodes the following:
- a CDS encoding cupin domain-containing protein; translation: MASSLRVLHVKEGEGTETARLGPYEIETLIPVSDEGAATAYRVRIEPHQRTSTSYHKLAEELYLVLAGSGISVLDGVEHALRAGDFLRLPPGTTHAFITSDEALVMLDVHTPGSRPDRDVYFVGETPAGFSVPSPVT
- the cysK gene encoding cysteine synthase A; amino-acid sequence: MPIADSMVATVGNTPLIRLNKLTQGLGAEVLVKAEFFNPLFSVKDRIGKAMIETAEKDGSLKPGGLIIEPTSGNTGIALAFVARAKGYRCILTMPESMSIERRVLLRLLGAEIVLTPRARGMGGAIAKAKQLLEENPGSFGPGQFENPANPQVHRETTAEEIWRDTDGKIDAFVAGVGTGGTITGVSEVLKGRTDMKTFAVEPVASPVISGGAPGPHMIQGIGAGFIPKNLNVDIIDEVIQVSNEDAFATAQALNTDEGIPAGISTGANVWAAIQVAKRPEYQGKRIVTIGCSSTERYLSTLLAEKVREEVANLPVAEI
- a CDS encoding NADPH-dependent assimilatory sulfite reductase hemoprotein subunit, whose protein sequence is MSEKKLSANEGIKTRSNYLRGTIQEGLADQSTGSMSEDDQQLLKFHGTYQQDDRDLRNDRRKHRLEKAYSFMIRIRVPGGVATPHQWIETDRLATQFANGTIKLTTRQAFQFHGIIKSNLKRTIKEINQTAMDTVAACGDVNRNVMCNPNPHLSSVHAEVLKAAQDISTHLTPATRAYHEIWLDGEKIETSETEEQEPIYGKTYLPRKFKITIAVPPSNDVDIFANCLSFIAIVENDKLVGYNVAVGGGMGSTHGNEATYPRLADVIGFCTPEQIVDVAEKVVLVQRDFGDRTDRKHSRFKYTVDDHGPEWILAKLNEYLGYELGPVRDYKFTDNGDRFGWVEDEKGNFHYTLFVEGGRVLDTPAFPMRTGLLEIAKIHDGDFRLTANQNLIIANISAKKRSEVEALLEKYGMHHSHERSALRLASIACVALPTCALALAEAERYLPEVVTELEEELENAGLRHDSITIRMTGCPNGCGRPFISEIGFVGRGPDRYNLYLGGGHAGQRLSKLYRQDIHSNEIRGLLGPIFQRFAKERNAGEHFGDFVIRAGIVAETKQGSDFHKNIKEEALKN
- a CDS encoding diflavin oxidoreductase, which produces MLPEHAPFSPDQRRALDLALAGLDASQRFWLAGFLSAAPVAAAPVAASAGSLKLTVLYGTESGNSEKLADLSAKEAKKRGFQAAVKNMSDISPADLAKVENLLVIVSTWGDGEPPESATSFYKEFMNGSAIHLPAVRFSVCALGDTAYEKFCQIGKDVDARLEALGATRISPRQDCDVEYEQPYSEWLDAALKSFGPAAPAAVTLAPTATHVAEEYGKKNPFPSELLEKVLLNGKGTTKETWHYELSLEGSGLTYEAGDALAVVPVNAPDIVEGILKAAKLSGSENVEVKGVGAKVLADALREDYDVTALSRAVLTKLQAISGSAKLAALLADDAKDQLKDYQWGRWIADAIADFAPDGVAAADLVGILRKLPPRLYSIASSPLAHPGEVHLTIASVRYQAHGQPRKGVASTYLADLIEKGGKVPVYTHQNKNFRLPASADTPVIMVGPGTGVAPFRAFVEHRAALGKPGKNWLFFGDQHYTYDFLYQTEWQDHLKEGNLTKLDVAFSRDQPEKVYVQHRMLDRAKELYGWLQEGAHFYVCGDASRMASDVHDALIAVVEKEGGLSREVAEAYVEDLKKSKRYQRDVY
- a CDS encoding phosphoadenylyl-sulfate reductase; this encodes MSTITRIATPTEAEALSEELARLKAGERLKLLHERYGSRLVASTSFGLQAAVMLKLIADNAPEIPVVFIDTGYHFPETYRYADELTKRFGTDLRVYQPTHSAARMEALYGKLWEQGKEGMDQYGIFTKIEPMDRALKELGADVWISGVRRSHSSSRAERAFAEQQKKTLKVYPILDWADAQVSVFMHQHDLPRHPLEAEGYVTMGDWHSTVPAVDGLSAEKTRFNGEKYECGLHLDSGNSDFQI